One Alosa alosa isolate M-15738 ecotype Scorff River chromosome 22, AALO_Geno_1.1, whole genome shotgun sequence DNA segment encodes these proteins:
- the LOC125287070 gene encoding uncharacterized protein LOC125287070, which yields MAFAIYYFKDKTVEVGKISWMSTDDQQQCPKVITQCPDLEEENGWMAIKCVMKGRKRRSDGPAFFPAKVLMVGDNYSDLCKKRQEFINGEDIWEEATKRTSKPNSKGKDVEEDHEVPSKKKRKKSTCAEKQSANQMIEELKKQLANKISSESTNSNEESSDEEQLPRNWSGVQKKVTELKREIKSLKADHGKEILHAMRELPAVVTTLKEIIEKLTVQISTPASTWSTPTPDRQVCAPASPQVLSDPDDMVPLTPGSDVKVPRLKLKSLRTASSTLYIGDLAVLIYGKNTLANSSLTGRKFRAHKDVKSKPQLDQIKLDAIFAHAQTKFPDTTMQDVRQIIGKKCNNISYANQINEKKS from the exons ATGGCATTTGCCATTTATTATTTTAAGGACAAGACTGTGGAAGTTGGGAAGATTTCATGGATGAGTACTGACGACCAGCAACAATGTCCAAAAGTAATCACTCAGTGCCCTGATCTAGAAGAAGAAAACGGATGGATGGCGATAAAGTGCGTCATGAAAGGCAGAAAAAGACGGTCAGACGGTCCAGCCTTTTTCCCAGCAAAGGTTTTGATGGTTGGTG ACAACTACAGTGATCTCTGCAAGAAGAGGCAGGAATTCATAAATGGTGAAGACATCTGGGAAGAAGCAACCAAGAGGACGAGTAAGCCGAACAGCAAGGGGAAAGATGTGGAAGAGGATCATGAAGTTCCATCTAAAA agaagagaaagaagtcaACGTGTGCTGAAAAACAGTCTGCAAACCAAATGATAGAAGAGCTGAAGAAGCAGCTGGCAAACAAAATATCTTCAGAG TCGACTAACTCAAATGAGGAGTCATCAGATGAGGAGCAGCTGCCCAGAAACTGGAGTGGGGTACAGAAGAAAGTGACAGAGCTTAAGAGAGAAATCAAGAGCCTGAAAGCAGACCATGGGAAAGAGATACTACATGCTATGAGAG AGCTTCCAGCAGTAGTGACAACGCTGAAAGAGATCATAGAAAAACTCACAGTTCAGATCTCAACTCCTGCATCCACCTGGTCAACACCCACACCAGATCGACAAGTTTGTGCACCCGCCTCTCCTCAAGTGTTGTCTGACCCTGATGATATG GTGCCTCTTACGCCAGGTTCTGATGTAAAAGTTCCAAGACTAAAGCTGAAGTCTCTGCGGACTGCAAGTTCAACTTTGTACATTGGGGATCTTGCGGTGCTCATCTATGGTAAAAACACACTGGCCAACTCAAGTTTGACCGGGAGGAAGTTCAGGGCCCACAAAGATGTGAAATCAAAGCCACAACTGGATCAAATCAAGCTTGATGCTATATTTG CCCATGCACAGACGAAATTTCCTGACACCACCATGCAAGATGTGAGACAAATCATAGGAAAGAAATGCAACAACATAAGCTACGCCAaccaaataaatgaaaagaagTCATAA